The DNA segment GCCGCATCGTGTGTAGTATAGTTCCAGGCGTCTCCGTTGGGACTATAGTCTTCACGAACCAATCCCCACTCCCGGTTGCTGACGTAAGGCCCCCATTTTTTCCATGTGATGTCAGAGACTCTTTCTTTTTCTTTCATGCTTCTGTTTATGATTGATTTATGATGATTTATGATATCTGTTCTTTTTCTTTCATGCTTCTGTTTATGATTGATTTATGATGATTTATGATATCTGTTCTTTTTGAACATAAAGACAGATGCTTCCTTCGTCAGAATAACAGCTGTTTCGGTTATTTTTAAAACAATTTTGCTAACTATTATTTTTTTGACAAACGCAAAGGGTTCGTGCTTCACCTTAAAGTCTGCCTCTTCTACTTTGACGAAGATGCGCCCCGGATTGAACGGCCTGTCTGAGCTCTTTTTCTGTTTTTCGGCGGCAAAGCCGCCGCCGAAAAACAGAAAAAAGCGAGTAGTGAAAGCCGGAAATGTGCGCCCCAATTTATCCTCCTGTAGAAAAGCTTTCAAAAGTGGTCATTCCCCCGTCTACAAATATACTCGCCCCTGAAATATAGTCTGCGTGATCACTGGCCAGAAATACGGCGAGATTTCCGATATCTTCCGGTTGACCGATTCTGTTGTAAGGGACAAGTTTCATGAGAGCATTCATGGATTCCGGAGTACTCCATGCGTTTTTATTAATCGGTGTCTGAATGGCACCCGGGCAAATGGAATTGACGCGAATTTTGTCGGCCCCGTATTCCTGGGCAAGCGTCTGCATCAACATGCGAATTGCTCCTTTGCTGGCTGCATAATTGGCGTGTCCGGCCCAGGGAATAACTTCATGAACCGAGCTGATATGAATAATTTTTCCGCACGCAATGGATCGTGAGGGATCGATACCGCGGCGAAGAAATTCTTTTATCGCTTCACGGGCACATAAGAACTGACCTGTAAGGTTGATATTGATTACAGTATTCCATTGGTCGAGGGTCATTTCCGTGAATTTAGCATCTTTCTGGACCCCTGCATTGTTGATAAGAATATCAACAGTTCCGAATTGTAAAATGACCTGCTGAAACATTTTGACGACCTGCTCTTCACTGGAAACATCACATTGATAAATCATTCCGTTTCCGCCGGCGTCCGTTATTTCCTTTAAAATTTTACCGGCTTCATCTGCTGAATGTTCTGATGAATGATTTACGATAACGGTAGCTCCGGCGGCAGCAAGTGATTTTGCAATCCCCGAACCTATTCCGCTGGAAGCCCCGGTGACAATGGCAACCTGGTTTTTGAGAGAAATTTCCATGTTTTATTATTTGATGTTACTCAAATTTAGCTGAAAGGATCACGCCAAACATAAAAATTTCACTTAAAAAATTCTTAAAGTTTTTTGTACATAATATATTGCGGTCCGCTTCTTCCGATTCTGGTTTTTCCCTCGTAGTGATATCCTGTATTGCGATATAGCTGATAAGCGGCAATGTTGTTCTGGTTTACGGCAAGTACGATTTCATCGCAGTCTTTAAAATTCTCACGGACAAATTCATCAACCTTAATCATCGCCGCCTTTCCGATGCCTTTCCCCTGCAGTTCAGGATTCACTGAAAACGAACGCAGCAGCATGGCTTGTTTGTTATCGGTAAGTTCTAATTTGTCACTCCCAAAATCCAGCACCAGAAATCCGCAGGGATTTTCATCCTCGAAAATGGTTATCGGAAAGGCAAGAGTATCCTTTCGTTCTTCGATTTTTTTTAATGCCTGCTCTGCAGTAGCCGTATATTGCATCTGATCTTCGTCCAGAGCATAATTTACTCCCGGAAAATCTTTTTGTTCGAAAAAATTTAACTTTACCATAATATTAGTGATGATAAATGTCTTCGTACATTACTCCCGCTTTGATTTCAACGGGCAGCCTGTTTTCTTCAGGAACAATCGGACAATTGTAATCATAGGCATTGTACGCACAATAAGGTTGATATGATGTATTGAAATCTAAAGTAATAGTGTCGCCTTCAGGAGTTTTTAGATCCATATATTTTCCGCCGCCATAGGTTTCTTTTCCGTTGGTCGCATCACGAAATGGCAGAAAAAGATAATCTTTGTATTTCTTTTGTTTGAGTAAATCTAAGCTTTGATAAAGATTTAATGTGTAGGATTTTCCGTCAAGTTCAAAAGTTGCTTTCCCATATTCTCTATACGACTTTGATTTCCCGGAAGAAGTAGGAAGATCAAAAGGTTCTGCATTTTCCGTTCTGGTAAATTTTGCGGTCACTCTGTATTTTTCATCAATCGGGAAGAAAGGATGCTGTTTGAAATTTTTGAAATTTTCTCCGCGCAAAGGTGTTTCTTTAGGGTTGAGATATTCGGCATTCAGCTCTTTTTGAAATTTTTTCACCACAGCTATTTCTTGTGAATCTTTTTGGGAAAAGATCAGCACAGGCAAAAGTAAGAATAGAAATATGTAGTTTTTCATGATAAATATTTTAACCACTAAGAACCAATTAAAAG comes from the Chryseobacterium nepalense genome and includes:
- a CDS encoding glucose 1-dehydrogenase codes for the protein MEISLKNQVAIVTGASSGIGSGIAKSLAAAGATVIVNHSSEHSADEAGKILKEITDAGGNGMIYQCDVSSEEQVVKMFQQVILQFGTVDILINNAGVQKDAKFTEMTLDQWNTVININLTGQFLCAREAIKEFLRRGIDPSRSIACGKIIHISSVHEVIPWAGHANYAASKGAIRMLMQTLAQEYGADKIRVNSICPGAIQTPINKNAWSTPESMNALMKLVPYNRIGQPEDIGNLAVFLASDHADYISGASIFVDGGMTTFESFSTGG
- a CDS encoding GNAT family N-acetyltransferase is translated as MVKLNFFEQKDFPGVNYALDEDQMQYTATAEQALKKIEERKDTLAFPITIFEDENPCGFLVLDFGSDKLELTDNKQAMLLRSFSVNPELQGKGIGKAAMIKVDEFVRENFKDCDEIVLAVNQNNIAAYQLYRNTGYHYEGKTRIGRSGPQYIMYKKL
- a CDS encoding DUF1684 domain-containing protein, translated to MKNYIFLFLLLPVLIFSQKDSQEIAVVKKFQKELNAEYLNPKETPLRGENFKNFKQHPFFPIDEKYRVTAKFTRTENAEPFDLPTSSGKSKSYREYGKATFELDGKSYTLNLYQSLDLLKQKKYKDYLFLPFRDATNGKETYGGGKYMDLKTPEGDTITLDFNTSYQPYCAYNAYDYNCPIVPEENRLPVEIKAGVMYEDIYHH